The DNA segment GACCCCTCTTTGGCAGCTTCAACACAGACATGAGGAGACAAAACAGCATCCATTCTGGGAAACATGATGAGGAGACGGGATCACagccttcacacacacacacacacacacacacacacaaagccacacacacacacaaagccacaCACAGATACTCACcgacacacataaatatacatttgtaCCGCAATGTCCCTTCCACCTAGCCACAGATTTTAGCAAAGTCCTTCTGGAGCAGAGTTAAAGGAGAGCATCCTAAATTGTCCTTAGCACCCTCACCCCCATGCTCTGTTCAGTACAACCTCAAAGGAGGCACAGCGGGCTCAAGGCTGCCCTGCCTTGAGAGATCTGGTACcttggctggggctggaggtgggagtAACTTAGGGGTTGGTTGTTTAGGGGGGTATAGGGGGCCCTGTGCCATTGGCTCCCCTAGAACTTTCTCAAATTCCACCCTGCCCCCCTTGGGAGGCCCGGAGCTCTCCTCAGTCCCCCAGACCGGTTTTTCCAGACCTCAGTGATTCCCCCGTGCCCCAAATAGTGCAAATGGCCAATGAGGTCTGAGAATGGGGTTTAGTCCCCCATCCCCACGTGGTTTCCtggcagaaagaaagggaagaagtcaACAAAGTGGCAGCTGGTGAGATTTAGGGAAGCTGTGGATTGGAACCCGGGGAACTGTCATCCGGGACTGCCCAGAACGGTCAGGGAGGAGGTCTCCAGCCCCTCAGGACAGTGGTTCCAGGGAAGTGGCCTCTGAGATCGCAAGGAGGTGGCAAAGGGGGTAAATTCAGAGAGGGAAGTCTGGGCACAGGGTGGAGGGGAAGGCAGACGGTTGTGAAATGTTGAAATCCTCTGTACTGGGTGGGAAATCGCTCCtgtgctgtgcttttttttttttttttttggtctttttagggctgtacctgcagcatatggaagttcccaggctaggggttaaatcagagctgcagctgccagcctatgacacagccacagcaatgccagatccaagcagtgtctgcgacctacactgcagctcatggcagcaccagatccttaacccactgggcaaggctagggattgaacccacatcctcattgataccagtcaggttcttaagctgctgagccgcaacgggaactccctctgtgctCTTCTTGAGCACCCACCTACTGTCCCCTGGGCCCTTTCcgggtcccccctcccccatcctccccaAGATCCAGTTCCGAAGAGGTCACACGGGCCACCGCGCTGGCCTCTGGGACCCTGCTGCAGCTCTGCCATCCGACTGGCATGGCATACCGAGTTGGCCATACCAGGTGTGAAATATCTTCAACATCACCCCAGGCTGTGGAGTGGGGGCCCCTTGCCTGGTAGCCCCACGTCACCCAGTGACTCTCCACGTAGCCTAACTGTCAGCCCACTTGGCCCTCAGACCATTGTGTTGCCCTCCAGAAATGTGGGTGATGTGGGCATGTGCGTGCCCCTCTCCAGGGAGCTGGAGCTGCGGAGGGGCAAGAGGCGGTGGCCCGGGGTCCCGTCCCTCCGTCCTTGCCCCCCAGCCGCCCGCCGCCAGCACTGCAGCGGCCGTAACACCTCCCGCCGCAGGTCCCGGCTGCGCCACGTGTAGATGACAGGGTTAAGCAGAGAGTTGAGGGTGGCAAAGGCAAAGAAGTAGTGGGCCTTGTAGAGGATGGGGCAGGCCCGGACGGGACAGGCGTAGTCCAGGAGGAGGATGCTAAAGGCGGGCAGCCAGCAGACGATGAAGACGCCCAGCACAATGGTGACGGTCTTGAGCAGGGCCAGCGTTTGCTGGCCGGCCACATCAGCCTGGCTGGAGCGGACGACGCAGTAGATGCGGATGTACAGAGCTACGATGGCTGATAAGATGACAGAGAAGATGGTTACCACACAGAGCACGTAGGGCTTGGCGTAGAGCGGCAGGACAGTGGAGCAGGCCTCTAGGTGGCCCAGGCAGTTCCAGCCAAGGATGGGCAGGCCGCCGAGAACCATTGAGATGAGCCACGAGGCGGCGATGAGCAGCAGCATGCGACAGCTCTTGTCGCTGCCATAGAGCTTGACCTTGGCAATGGCCACTTGTCGCTCGATAGCAATGGCCAGGAGACTGAAGACGGAGGCGGAGAGCGTGATGAAGGCAGAGCCCTCTCGAGCAAACCACTGCACAGGGGTCAACCTCAGTGTGAACGGGCCCGAGAGCAAGGTATTAGCTATGAAGGCCACGCCTGCCAGCAGGTCTGAGGCAGCCAGGTTGCCCAGGAACAGGTACATGGCCGAGTGGAACTTGCTGTTGCGGGCAACCGCGATGAGCACCAGCAGGTTCTCCAGCACAATGGCGCAGCAGAGGATGATGATGAGGACTGAGGCCACCTGGCGGGAGGGCGTCTCTGTGACTGGCGTCTCCTTGGTATAATTATAGTGTTCTGGGACCTTGCTGGGGCTTAGGTATTCTGAGTATAGGTTGCCCATGGTGGGGCTCAGTGGCCGACCGGGGCCATGGGGCTGTCACAGCtgtaaagagaaaagacagacagCTAGGTTAGTACTGTGGCTGCTGCCTGGACTGAGTCTGGACAGCCTTAGTTCAAGTCCTAGCCCCATCACTCCCCCACTGTATGGATCACATGAAGTCAGAATTATCATCATCCCTGCATTACAGACAGGAAAATATCAGGAAAACTGATATTTCACACCTGGGACAGCCAACTGAGACACCAGCCAGTTGGATGGCAGAGCTGCAGCAGGGTCCCAGAGGCCAGCGCGGTGGCCTGTGTGACCTCTTCGGAACTGGATCTtggggaggatgggggagggggggacccgGAAAGGGCCCAGGGGACAGCAGGTGGGTGCTCAAGAAGagcacagagggagttcccgttgcggctcagcagcttaagaacccgactaatatcaaCAGGAAAACCAGAGAGGTCAATTCACTTTTCCAAAGCCTcaaagctagtaagtggcagagtctCAGAGACCCACTCCAGAGCCTCTACAACCTCTAGGCTACAGTGTCTTTCAAAGGATcagaaggaattcccactgtggcgcaatgggattggcagcatcttggagcactgggatgcaggttcgatctttggcctggcacagtgggttaaggatctggccttgctgcagctgcagcttaggttgcaactgtggctgggatctgatccctggccgcctgcaaactccatatactgcagggagaacaaaaaaaaaaaaaaaaaggaccagaagCTCCCCCAAAAGgcatgaaaaaaacaaagtggaCTTCTGGGAGCCTTACCAACCTACCCAGAGAGGGAGTCCTGGCCAGCACCTGGAGGGCTCGTCTCCTTTCTCAAATACTCTGGAGCCTCAGGTCTCATGCAGCCTGCCAACCTGGGTCGGCGAGATGCTCATCACTGATAGCATCATCCCCTGCTCTTTACCACCCACTGGCCTGGATTTCAGGCTGGGTTGAAGCCTTGAGGCTATAGGTGTTCCCAAGATAAAGTCTTAGGGAGACATCAGGGCAGCCTTGACATTTGAGCATCACAGAGGTCCCATCACCTTCGAAGACTTGGACCTTGCACACAATCCAGTGCTGTGGGACCTCGGGGAAAGTCAAGACACTTACCTCTCAGCCTCAATGACCTCATCTGTGCCATGGGAATAAGGAAGCCCACTTCATAGGGATGATGGGAAAATCCTGCTGAATGATGCATTCACTAAATATTAGCTAATGTTAAGAGCTCCCCTCTTCCTGCCACACACATAGCTAGGGACTAGGTGCCCCTCCACCCAATCTTTTGAGAGGAGATGTTGACTGAGCCAGTTGGGCAAGATTCCCAACAGCCTGTTCTCATCAGCGCCATCTAGCCCTGCCCTGGGACAGAGGGTCCcagtggggtgggcagggctctggcaccccctccccagccaggaTGAAATCCAGATGTGAGGCCCTTGGAACAAACAGGGTGGAGTCCTTGTTCCCCAGTCACATCCGGTGTGGGGAAGGCTGGGAGGGGATGATGGGCTAGGGGAGCCACAGGAGACCCACTGGGAGGTCCTGGCTGGGAAGATGGGGCAGCTGTGCAAAGTCATGTGAGCAGTTAAGGGGGCGTGCAACACGGCGGGGAGGGGGACTGGTATTTGCTTCCATCAAAGCCTGAGTCACCCCTCTCTCAAGGAAAACTGAGCcctgcggggagggggcgggaagaAGTGCGTGGGCTGAGAGGGTGAGAGGCCAACATCGTGGCCTCCCACCGCCCCCAAGCTTGAGAATGGTGGGGGGTCTCAGAGGAACTGGTGCAGTGTCTGTCTTTCAAGGGGGCACAAGGGGAGCCGGGAGGAAGCTCCAGACCAGACATTAATTAAATGAGGAGGCCGCTGAAAGAGCCCTCCCCAGGTCTCTGGAAACACGCCCGGCAAGGACCGCGTGCACGCCAGGAGCACCGTTCCAGAAAAGGCTGGTTAGGCCGGTTCCCAGTGAGCCTGGAAGTGATGAGGGGTTTCTGGGGTCGCCCAGCTATCTCAGTCCCGGATGCCCCCTCGGAGGGgtgccctggcccctggcccgaTAAGAGACAGCTGCTCCCCCTGGGCGAAAGGACATCCGTCCCAGTTTGGGAACAGAGAAGGGCTTGTGCGCATCCCCAGGGACTGCCGCCCCGCCCAAATCGCCACACAGAGGCCCCTTGTTCCCTTGCCCGACAGGGCTGGAGTGCCCCGATGCCCTCTGCTTGCCGTAGCCGGCTTGGCCCAGGCCTCGGTCTTAAACCGGCCCTCGGGCCAGAAACAGCCCGCGGACCCTGATTGGTTCATTTTCAATCCCAGAGCATTGAACAATTTGCCTATTGGTCTGAGCTTTCCTCCTCGGCATTTGATTGACCCAATGGGGGGCGCTCTATGATTAGCGCTACTGATCTGGTCCTTCACAGGCAGTTGCAGTGCATCATCTTTCCAAGGACATTGTTAAGGCTGTGTGGATGTCCCACGGGAGAGTTTGAACCATGGCCTGACCGCTTGGTCACCCCGACTAGACGCGCCTAGGCTGCCCTGGCCTACTGGGTCCCTCCTGGGGATCATAACTGAGAATCCAGGATGTGTGGCAGGTCTGGGAAGCGCCCTTGCTAGAGGCCTAGAAGCCCAGGGTGTGTCCCATGGTGGCCCCCTCCACTGCCCCCTCAGAACCCTCTCCTGTCTGGAGgccaagagaaaaaattatagCTGCTTCCTGGAGAAATAAGAAATGGTTTGAGCCAGGGACTGACCAAAATGTCTTCTTCCCTGCAGAGGGTAGACACTCACTTCCTGTAGCCTTGGAAGGAGAGGTGGTTAGTCAAacaaggggaaactgaggcccatgatgcctccctttcctcctctagaACCTTGTTGAAGGCAGGTTTGTGCTTCCCAGAAAGAGGAAGCAGAGTCTGGAGCTTGGGGCTGGCAGAGTCACTCCTAGGCAGATACAGGCCTTGCCTGCTTCCCCTCCCTGTGTCAGGCTCCTAGGCCTGGCTCACACAGGGCCCGTCTCCTGTTCACCTTCAACCAAGGCAGTCctgaccccctccctcccagatGCTTCAAAAGAGGTCATTAGGCTCAGCACTCAGGGAATGGCCAGGCCTGAAATAGAGCAAGAGAGGCAAGTGACAGGGTTGGGGGAAGGTAGGGGGAGGGAGACAAACCAAGACTGTTCAGGGGGAGATtaggagagaggaaggcaggaggaagcCTCAGTGGCTTCCAGGAGCTCCACCCCCATTGAGGCAGCCTCTGTGGTTACCATTCCCCTGGGCACTTACTGGTCTCATGCTTCTTGCTTTAGGGCAGCCCCCTGGGCTTGGTTTCCCTTCCATTGTGGCCTACACTGCCATTCTCCATGCAGCAGCCAGAGGGAGCTTTTTCATTTATTGCTCCATTGTGTCACTCAGCTCCAAATTCTTCCATGGTTCCCTGGTGCCCAAAATGGCCTGGCCCTATCCCACCCTGCTTTCTCTCAGGGTCACTCCACTCCAATGACACTCCCATTCCCACCTCAGAGCTTTTGCCTCTGCTGTTCCTCTATCTGGTGTGCCCTTCCTGCAAAGTGAATGACTGTCTCCCCATCTTTCAGGCTTCAATTTGGTGCCCTCCTCTGACCACCAGGCTATCTTAGCCACCTTCCCCAGGCCCATTCTCTCACAGCATCTTTTATTGTAGTCACAGCATTTGCCAATTTCAGAAATcgattgtatttcttcttttctatgtgCTCCCATGATGGAACGTGAAAGTCAGAGACCAGCGACTAAGTCTGTTTTCAGCTCCTGGAATGATGCCTGGCATACAGATAGTGCTCAGACAACGTGTGGGAccaggtagatggatggatgaatgaacaaacgAACAAGTTCCCAGTGGCCCCCCAAGGGTGGAGGCTGCTAAACTCAGCTCAGGCcgaaacaacagcaaaaaaggctgGAGACGCCTCTGGTCCGCTGGCAGGCTCCCCCGCAAGGCGAAGCCCAGCGGTCTCCGTGGAGACGGCGGCAGGACCCGCCCCCGCCCTCGGGCTGCAGTCTCGGCCTCCTTATCTGGTGGTGGAATGCACGGTATCCACACTCGCTGCCTTTAGGGCCGCGCCTCCTCTCTCCTACGACAGCCACACGCGCGGGGACCCCCACATCtccaagtgggggtgggggactccTCTGCGACCGGCCAGGGGCCCCGCTTCGATATTCCCAGAGaactggggagaggaggggaacgAGCCCAGCAGCAGCTACATCGCGAATGCCGCACCGGTGTCGCTCCACGCGGGGGACCGTGGGCTCAGCGCGTGGCGCCTGGAGCGTCTGActagggcagagctgggagaggggATGGAAATCCCCGGGTGAGTCAACTCGTGCCAGGGGAGGGGGCGAGGTTCCCACGTACGGCTTGGCCCGGAACCACGCGGGGTCCGCGCCACGCGCGCCAGCACCCACGCTGCATCGCCGGGCCCCAGGGGAAAAAGGCGCGGGAGTCACGCAGTCAGGTTCACTTTCCGTCCAGAACAAAGCCACAACCCGGAGAGGGAACTGGAAGAGACGAACCACTCGGGGAAATTGAGGCAGAGGACTAGACGTGCAGGAGGTGGGCAACTGCCCACCTCGCGGGCCCCGCCCCTTCGCTTGGAGGTTCGGCGGCGCGCAGCACCTTTCGCCCTGGCCTAGCAAAGAGTTTGCAAAGaggggccccctcccctcccctcccccatacacACTCCCCAAACCCCTGGTCCGGGGCACGCCGTCCTGTCTCCCAATCTCCGGCCGAAAGCGCTCGGATTCCGCCTTCTCCTCGGAGCCAACTTCCTGCCGCTGGAGAAGGCGGTGAGCTCAGTCTGGGGGTTCGCTGCTGAGGCAATTGGACCTCCTGTGGAGTGGGCGCACGGTGACCACTCCCTGGGTGCACCAGGAGCACGGGCGGCGCGTGCGCGCCCGGGGCGCCCCCAACCCCTGGCGGGCTCCCCTAGCTTGGATCCAGCGACCTCCGGGGACAGGGACCCGccctttctgcctccctctcGCCGCGCAAGCTCACCTGGCTAGGCCGGCCTGGGTCCTTGCCCTGGCCCGAAGGGCTTTGGCGTCTGCGTCCCCGGGACGGCCGCGGCTGGGGCTGGGACCGCCCGCCGGGCTCCACTGCGTCCCGGTTGGGGACGCGGGATAGAGGGGGACGGGGAGAGGCGCCGCCTCGGCCCCCACTCGCCCCGCCCTATCTCCTCCCCTTTCCGGCGGCGCAATGAATTCCAGATGTGGCCGGCTCAGCGGGGCGCGCGCTAGGGCGGGCTGGGGGGAGGCGCGCGGGGTCCCTTTGTccgcacccccacctccagctctgcccctcccagcccccacccaagagAACCGGCCGGCGCGTGACGTCACGCAGCCCCGTGACGTAAAGTTGCCCCTAGCCAGGTGGCCTTAACCCGAAACAACTGTCTTCAATTGCAGATACACTCTTGGTCCATCCTTGGAACCCTGGAATTGGAGGAGCGTATGGAATCCCCTTTATTTTTGCAGCAAGGAGCCACGAAGCACCTACTAGGTGTCAGCGCAGCAAATAGGCATTAAGCCCTACTGTGTGTTCATCCAACAAATAAATTCCTCCAGTGTGCCACTCCCTGCCTCAAAGACAGGATTGGTCTTTGCCTTGATAGGACATTAGAATTCAGGCACTGGCCCCTCTGCCCTAGAAGCCTGGGAGCACCCAGCAGTCTCCTCTACCTCCATCCATGGATGGCTCTCCCTGTGGTGGACAAGCAGGCCCAGGTTGAGTCCTGCTTTTCAAGTTGGGGCCCAATCATCTCTCCAGTTTTTAAGTTTCCCTCTTTTCCCTGATTCAGCTTTTCTTGGGCATCTCTGTGTGCCTGGCTGCAGAGACGAAGCACAGCTTCATGTACTGATGCACGTGTATGTGAAATCATTGGCTAGGTAACATGGCTCTCACTCCTTCAAATGTTTTTGGTTCACCTGCTGGGCACAGCAGTGAACAGAAGAGTAAAAAAATATCCTTGCCTTCACGGAGGGTAGTACTATTTGTGAAAAAGGATACATGATctggttatttgtttatttaccaAATACGGTAAGCACCTGCTGTGCGCCGTGCACTAGTCTAAAAGGCTGGAGGTAGatcaggaaacaaaacagaacaaacgcCCTGTCCCAGTGGAGTTGTTGTTCTATAGTTATGTGCTCAGACTATCCAGAATATTGCAGGAGAGGGACTGAAAGATAGGAGacagggcctgggagggaggtTGCTTTTACTCTATGAATCCTTTGTACTTTTGACTTTTGTAACATGCATACCTGCCCTGTTCCaacaataaatgaaattaaaatttagactacttggagttcctgtcgtggtgcagtggttaatgaatctgactaggaacctgaggttgcaggttcaatccctggccttgctcagtgggttaagaatccgctgttgccataagctatggtgtaggtcatagacgtggcttggatcctgcgttgctgtggctctggcataggctggtggctacagctccaattagacccctagcctgggaacctccatatgctgcgggagcagccctagaaaaggcaaaaagacaaaaaaaaaaaaaaagactacttgaTACCCAGACAGTACaataaaaaggagggagaaagtaAGTGCATGCTTCTGTATGCATATTATACTTtggtaaggagttccctggtggctcagtggattaaggatctggcactgacccTGCAGtgggtcaggtcactgctgtgacgaggtttcagtccctggcctgggagctttggtatgctgtgggctcagccaaaaaattttttaaaaagtgttgaaaAGCAAGATGACAAGAGAATCTGCAGTTCCACGTTcc comes from the Phacochoerus africanus isolate WHEZ1 chromosome 4, ROS_Pafr_v1, whole genome shotgun sequence genome and includes:
- the S1PR2 gene encoding sphingosine 1-phosphate receptor 2, encoding MGNLYSEYLSPSKVPEHYNYTKETPVTETPSRQVASVLIIILCCAIVLENLLVLIAVARNSKFHSAMYLFLGNLAASDLLAGVAFIANTLLSGPFTLRLTPVQWFAREGSAFITLSASVFSLLAIAIERQVAIAKVKLYGSDKSCRMLLLIAASWLISMVLGGLPILGWNCLGHLEACSTVLPLYAKPYVLCVVTIFSVILSAIVALYIRIYCVVRSSQADVAGQQTLALLKTVTIVLGVFIVCWLPAFSILLLDYACPVRACPILYKAHYFFAFATLNSLLNPVIYTWRSRDLRREVLRPLQCWRRAAGGQGRRDGTPGHRLLPLRSSSSLERGTHMPTSPTFLEGNTMV